In Saccharomyces eubayanus strain FM1318 chromosome XV, whole genome shotgun sequence, a single window of DNA contains:
- the GEP4 gene encoding phosphatidylglycerophosphatase, translating into MNISGTLNTLRLLYNPSLCKPSLVVPTFNELPIPIHDSIKAVVVDKDNCISFPHDNIIWPDYSQHWESLKLKYPNKSLLIVSNTAGSSSDEDYLQAKLLEDKTGVPVLRHSTKKPGCHNEILDYFYENKIITNPKEVAVIGDRLFTDILMANMMGSYGVWIRDGVKISSNPLSKFEKKLYDFLGF; encoded by the coding sequence ATGAATATCAGTGGCACACTAAATACGCTTCGGCTGCTTTACAACCCATCGCTGTGTAAGCCTAGTCTAGTCGTCCCCACTTTCAATGAACTCCCAATACCAATTCACGATTCTATAAAGGCTGTGGTGGTGGACAAAGACAACTGCATCTCCTTTCCTCACGATAACATCATATGGCCGGATTACTCTCAACACTGGGAGTCTCTTAAATTGAAATATCCGAATAAATCGCTCTTAATTGTTAGCAATACGGCGGGTTCCAGTTCTGATGAAGACTATTTGCAGGCCAAACTTTTGGAAGACAAGACCGGTGTACCCGTATTAAGACATTCTACAAAGAAACCAGGTTGCCACAACGAAATTTTGGATTATTTTTACGAGAACAAGATTATAACAAACCCAAAGGAGGTTGCCGTTATTGGAGATAGGCTTTTCACGGACATTCTGATGGCAAATATGATGGGCTCATATGGAGTATGGATCAGAGACGGCGTTAAAATATCTTCTAATCCTTTATCCAAATtcgaaaagaaattgtatgattttcttggattttga
- the BIG1 gene encoding Big1p has product MLKVLGYLLFMVYVSLCASEELQNQTNVPAIMFSYKLTPGILKYQEGYDMALTLPASDFLETAEKFVGSCDADTYVLVNQPGLRRLDFLEFQTEFASLRRYVKQSSTAIKFEKVELLSQDFYDDLADYLNEYCNAGQVLKLRGNHTEDFQPFIDSERRVVIIEYPMLPEDTGLRREAIGHYDKYLRTVLAQIPSPEQKIIYTSLNPGTALAHESIVPIDIFPDIFDTKSRAGEVEQNNRVLDVPPLSFNDYAPRFLEPPSKYISIFDPEFIQDNRVLLQLILTSLIGFVLFQLFAPKKRDVVGTKANTSKKETTSSSPKTQEAKKVVSE; this is encoded by the exons ATGCTGAAAGTATTGGGGTACCTGCTGTTTATGGTATATGTGAGCCTATGTGCTTCGGAGGAGTTGCAGAACCAGACAAATGTTCCAGCAATAATGTTCTCCTACAAACT aACGCCTGGCATTTTAAAGTACCAAGAAGGCTATGATATGGCTCTGACGCTGCCAGCGAGCGACTTTCTCGAAACGGCAGAGAAGTTTGTGGGCTCATGCGATGCCGACACCTATGTGTTAGTTAACCAGCCGGGACTGAGGAGGCTagattttttggaatttcaGACTGAATTTGCCTCCCTACGAAGATATGTAAAACAGAGTTCAACAGCAATTAAGTTTGAAAAGGTGGAGTTACTGTCTCAGGATTTTTACGATGACCTTGCAGACTACTTGAATGAGTACTGTAATGCAGGACAGGTGTTGAAGCTACGGGGCAACCATACGGAGGATTTCCAACCCTTTATTGACAGTGAGAGGAGGGTCGTCATCATCGAGTATCCAATGTTACCAGAAGACACGGGTCTACGTAGGGAAGCCATAGGCCATTATGACAAGTATCTGAGAACCGTCCTCGCACAGATCCCTTCACCggaacaaaaaatcatatacACCTCATTGAATCCAGGAACCGCTCTGGCTCACGAGTCAATCGTTCccattgatattttccCAGACATTTTTGACACCAAATCTAGAGCTGGGGAAGTGGAACAGAATAACAGGGTGTTGGATGTTCCTCCACTGTCATTCAATGATTACGCTCCACGGTTCTTGGAGCCCCCTTCTAAGTATATTTCGATTTTTGACCCGGAATTCATCCAGGACAATAGAGTCCTACTTCAACTGATCTTGACATCTTTAATCGGGTTTGTCCTCTTTCAACTCTTTGCcccaaagaaaagggaTGTCGTGGGTACCAAGGCTAACACAAGTAAAAAAGAGACTACCTCATCGTCACCAAAGACGCAAGAGGCCAAAAAAGTGGTCTCTGAGTGA